Part of the Verrucomicrobiota bacterium genome is shown below.
AGGGATTTCGACGGGTTCCCCATTCGAGAGGGGGGTGTTGGAGGTTGTGGCCGTCTCTTTGGCTCCGGGAATCATTCCTGATCCGCTCCTGGCCTATACCTCACCTGAGGCGGAGGGGATGCTTTATCTTGCTCCGTGGCCTGGACGGTTTGGGACGGCGGAGATTCGAGTGTCGGTGCTGGAGTATGGAAGCGGGGCGGGGAGGACCTCGAGGACGTTCCGGGTCACTCGGCTGGAGCCTGAGCGGATTCCAGAATTGCGAGCGGAATGGGCCGAGGAAGGATTGATTTTGACGTGGAGCTCGGATCGGACGGCTGCCTATGTGTTGCAGCGTTCGGACGATTTGGGGAACCCCGGAAACTGGAAAGAGGTGGGTGTAGCGGCGGCGCTGCAGGACGGGCTTTATCGGGTGGTCATGCCGGTTGACGGAGCCCGGTTCTTTTTCAGACTCTGCAAGGAATGCAGCCGATGAAGCGACCCTCAGGGAATGCGACGATCCGACCGGTGCATGCCTGGACGCGGGTGATGGCGGGGGCCTTGATGTGTGGGATGGCGGCGGGAATGATTTCTCGTGGCGCTACTCCGGCAGAGCAGTTCGAGAAAGTGATTCGTCCGATCCTGGAGCGAAAGTGTTCCGAATGTCACGGGACCGACCAAGCGAAGGGTGGTTTCAATATTGAGCTCTTTCGTGATTTTGCCTCGGTCACCAATGATTTGGATCGTTGGAAGGTGGTTTTCGAGCGGGTGCAAGCCTTCGAGATGCCTCCGAAAAAAGCGGGGGAGTTGAAATTTGACGAACAGCGAAAGCTCGTGGAGTTTTTGCGTGGCTTACCCAAACCCGCGGCGTTGAATTGTGATGAACTGGCCTCGGATCGCACGGCCAACTTTTATCGGGGTTATGTGATGAGCCGCCGGCTCAATCGGGCCGAGTATGCGAACACCATTCGAGACACGCTGGGGGTGGAATTGGATTTGGAGGAACTGTTGCCGGCGGATGGAGGGGGTGGAGAAGGGTTTGATACGACGGGGAGCGCCTTGTTTCTGTCTCCGATTCATGTGGAGAAGTACATGGAGGCGGCGGAGAAGGTGATGGAGAAAGTGCTCCCGGAGTCGAGGGGGAGACTCAGCGCGAGGGCGACGGCGGCGCGGAAGCGGTTGGGCGCGAATGCTCCTTGGTGGAGAAATCCATCCCGAGCCGATGCCCGGCGTTTCCTGGACCGGCTTGCGCGTGAGGCTTGGCGCCGTCCCCTGAAGGAAGGGGAGGTGGATGGGTTGCTGGAGCTCTATGACCGGGGCCGGCGTCGTGGCGACTCTCATTGGAGTTCGTTGAGACTGGCATCGAGGGGAGTCTTGGTCTCGCCTCATTTCTTGTTCTTGGCGGAGCCTGAGCCGGAGGAGGCGGGGGTTCGTCCACTGGCCTCGGTGCCACTTGCGAGCAAATTGAGTTATTTTTTATGGTCCTCGAAGCCGGACGAACGATTGATGCGGTTGGCTGAGAGCGGGAGTTTGCTCGAGACCAACGTTCTTCGGGCCGAGGTGAGGCGCATGCTGGCGGATCCCAGGGCGGAGGCTTTGGGCGAGCGGTTTGCCTTGCAATGGCTGGACTTGGATCGGCTTGGGACGGAATCGCGGCCCGACGCAACACGGTTTCCTGAGTTCGACCGCGAGCTTGCGGCATCGATGCGGGGAGAAGTGGTTCGGTTTTTCAACGATCTGGTCCGGGGCGACCGATCCCTTTTGGAGCTGATCGACAGTCGGCATACGTTTGTTGATGCCAGGCTGGCGATGCATTACGGATGGAGTTTCCGAAGCTCGGGTGACGGCTGGGAGCGGGTAACCTTGCCGACCCGGCAGCGAGGAGGCTTGGTGGGGATGGCGGCAGTTCACGTCATGAATTCGTACCCCACGAGAACGAGCCCTGTGCTGCGCGGCCGTTGGGTCTTGGAATCGTTGTTGGGAGAGAAGGTTCCGCCTCCTCCGGAGGGGACCCCCACGCTGGAAGAGAAGGATGTTGAGACCACGCCCTTGTCTTTGCGGCAGCAACTGGAGAAGCATCGGACGAAGGCGGAATGCGCCGCCTGTCATGATCGGATGGATCCGCTGGGTTTTGGCCTGGAGCCTTTCGATGTCTTGGGGCGATGGCGGGAAGCGGAGAGAGGCATCAAGATTGACGCCCAGGGCATTTTACCCTCGGGCAAGCGATTCGAGGGGCCTGCCGGGTTGCGGGAAGTTTTGATGGAGCGGAAGGATGCCGTCATGAAGCATTTGGCAAGGAAGCTGGCGGGGTTTGCCTTCGGGAGGGAACTCAACAAGTATGATGATTGCGTGATTGATCGGGCGATGGAAGCGATGCAGCATCACGGTTACAAACCCTCGGTGCTGGTGGAGACGCTGGTCACGAGTTTTCCATTTCGACACCGGTTTTATCCCAAGCAGGAACCCTGATATGAAGACGAGAGACTGGCGGATTCCGCGACGGACTTTCTTGCGCGGGGCAGGTGTCGTGCTGGGGCTGCCCTTGCTTGAGGCCATGGGGCGGTTGCTCCCACTTTCCTCGCCCTCCGCCTGGGCAGGGGGCACGACGGCAAGCACGGTACAGGCGCCGGTGCGCATGGCGTGCCTGTATTTTCCGAACGGCGTGTGGGAGAAGACGTGGTTTCCGATTCGGTCTGGGCGTGATTTTGATTTGCCGTTTGCCCTGGAGCCGCTGGCTCGGCACCAAGCGAGTTTGACGGTTTTCTCGGGCTTGGACAAGCGCCACAGCCATGGCGGGGATGGACACTACGCGAAGACGGCGAATTTCCTGACCGGGCTGCCGGTGCGCAAGACGGCTGGCAAGGATATCGACGTCGGGGGATTGTCCATCGACCAGCTCTGCGCTCAGAACATTGGGAGGCATACTCCACTGCCGTCGCTCGAACTCGGGATCGACCCGGTTATTTCAGGCATTGATTCCGTGGTGGGCTACACGCGGCTGTATGGTTGCTATATTTCCTGGCGGGCGCCGGGGCAGCCTGTCGCCCGCGAGATCCATCCGCGGCAGGCCTACGAGAGGCTTTTTGGCGTGTTGCGGGCGAGGAATCAGACGGGGAAGGAGCGAGGAAGGACCGCGGATGAGATCGCCTTGCTGGACCGGGTGATGGAGGATGCCAGCCGGTTGCGGGGCCGGCTGGGGAGGGATGACCGGCACAAACTTGACGAGTATTTGGATTCCGTTCGAGATGTGGAGCGGCGGTTGGAGTTTTTTTCCAAGCCGGATGGGAGAGTGTGGCGTCCGCCGACTTCGCCCGGCGAGGATTTCGCGATTCCCCAAGGGGAGCCTGGCGATCATCAGGAACACGTTCGATTAATGCTCGATCTCATGGCCCTGGCTTTTTGGACGGATTCGACGCGCATTGCGACCTTCATGTTTGCCAACGATGTTTCCGGGAAAAATTTTGGCAAGCTGGTGCCCGGCACGAGTGGGTCTCATCACGAATTCAGCCATCACCAGAGCAAGGCGG
Proteins encoded:
- a CDS encoding DUF1552 domain-containing protein, producing the protein MKTRDWRIPRRTFLRGAGVVLGLPLLEAMGRLLPLSSPSAWAGGTTASTVQAPVRMACLYFPNGVWEKTWFPIRSGRDFDLPFALEPLARHQASLTVFSGLDKRHSHGGDGHYAKTANFLTGLPVRKTAGKDIDVGGLSIDQLCAQNIGRHTPLPSLELGIDPVISGIDSVVGYTRLYGCYISWRAPGQPVAREIHPRQAYERLFGVLRARNQTGKERGRTADEIALLDRVMEDASRLRGRLGRDDRHKLDEYLDSVRDVERRLEFFSKPDGRVWRPPTSPGEDFAIPQGEPGDHQEHVRLMLDLMALAFWTDSTRIATFMFANDVSGKNFGKLVPGTSGSHHEFSHHQSKAEKYEPYSKINRWHAEQLAYFMDKLSAVREGERSLLDNSMVLCGSSMSDGNRHDPANLPILLGGRAGGGIKAGRHIASPKGTPLCNLYVSMLERMGSPVERFGDSTGAMDLGEA
- a CDS encoding DUF1592 domain-containing protein — its product is MQPMKRPSGNATIRPVHAWTRVMAGALMCGMAAGMISRGATPAEQFEKVIRPILERKCSECHGTDQAKGGFNIELFRDFASVTNDLDRWKVVFERVQAFEMPPKKAGELKFDEQRKLVEFLRGLPKPAALNCDELASDRTANFYRGYVMSRRLNRAEYANTIRDTLGVELDLEELLPADGGGGEGFDTTGSALFLSPIHVEKYMEAAEKVMEKVLPESRGRLSARATAARKRLGANAPWWRNPSRADARRFLDRLAREAWRRPLKEGEVDGLLELYDRGRRRGDSHWSSLRLASRGVLVSPHFLFLAEPEPEEAGVRPLASVPLASKLSYFLWSSKPDERLMRLAESGSLLETNVLRAEVRRMLADPRAEALGERFALQWLDLDRLGTESRPDATRFPEFDRELAASMRGEVVRFFNDLVRGDRSLLELIDSRHTFVDARLAMHYGWSFRSSGDGWERVTLPTRQRGGLVGMAAVHVMNSYPTRTSPVLRGRWVLESLLGEKVPPPPEGTPTLEEKDVETTPLSLRQQLEKHRTKAECAACHDRMDPLGFGLEPFDVLGRWREAERGIKIDAQGILPSGKRFEGPAGLREVLMERKDAVMKHLARKLAGFAFGRELNKYDDCVIDRAMEAMQHHGYKPSVLVETLVTSFPFRHRFYPKQEP